One segment of Triticum aestivum cultivar Chinese Spring chromosome 2A, IWGSC CS RefSeq v2.1, whole genome shotgun sequence DNA contains the following:
- the LOC123186024 gene encoding transcription factor MYB41, producing MGRSPCCCHDAGVKKGPWTEEEDKTLVEHIQKRGGHVGSWRGLPKAAGLNRCGKSCRLRWTNYLRPDIKRGNFSDEEERLIIALHAGLGNRWATIATHLEGRTDNEIKNYWNTHIRKKLMRMGVDPVTHQQLPPDHHLDGTSASLMPEGLLWAAVAASLAGLDTGALRQAQLLQQLLQSIGSNNDATNLIANLAAANSVLNSSSSVVPSHLLQDQLNMLSGANCMQPGYLCNTSNFTGQDVVQRQLINDMSPGTSSFAAAEPADHLCNTTAAFASHDVAPAVDMLPVQELAGLMEPMELQLPNLCSLESDSFWKELLDDGYRL from the exons ATGGGGAGGTCGCCGTGCTGTTGCCACGACGCGGGAGTGAAGAAAGGGCCATGGACGGAGGAGGAGGACAAGACGCTGGTAGAGCACATCCAGAAGCGCGGCGGGCACGTCGGCAGCTGGCGCGGCCTGCCCAAGGCCGCCGGGCTGAACCGCTGCGGCAAGAGCTGCCGCCTCCGGTGGACCAATTACCTCCGTCCCGACATCAAGCGCGGCAACTTCTCCGacgaggaggagcgcctcatcatCGCCCTCCACGCCGGCCTCGGCAACAG GTGGGCGACGATCGCGACGCACCTGGAGGGCCGGACGGACAACGAGATCAAGAACTACTGGAACACGCACATCCGCAAGAAGCTCATGCGCATGGGCGTCGACCCCGTCACGCACCAGCAGCTGCCACCCGACCACCACCTTGACGGCACCTCCGCCTCGCTCATGCCCGAGGGGCTCCTCTGGGCGGCGGTGGCCGCGAGCCTCGCAGGCCTCGACACCGGCGCACTCAGGCAGGCGCAGCTTCTGCAGCAGCTCCTCCAGAGCATAGGCTCCAACAACGACGCAACCAACCTCATCGCCAACCTAGCTGCCGCAAACTCAGTGCTGAACTCAAGCAGCAGCGTTGTTCCAAGCCACCTGCTCCAGGACCAACTGAACATGTTGTCTGGGGCGAACTGCATGCAGCCTGGTTACCTCTGCAACACCTCCAATTTTACAGGGCAAGACGTGGTGCAGAGGCAGCTGATCAATGACATGTCTCCTGGAACGAGCTCCTTTGCAGCAGCTGAACCAGCGGATCATCTCTGCAACACTACTGCTGCATTCGCATCTCATGATGTTGCACCAGCGGTTGACATGCTGCCGGTGCAGGAGTTGGCCGGCTTGATGGAGCCCATGGAACTACAACTACCCAATCTATGCTCTCTGGAGAGCGATTCTTTCTGGAAGGAGCTACTTGACGACGGCTACCGTCTATAG